From Polaribacter butkevichii, a single genomic window includes:
- a CDS encoding TolC family protein: MKNTLYITLLSLFANALFVQAQEIKPISKKEILSIVAEKNTTIKISEEAFNAAKGDYKQTNAVFLPNITASHTGISTTNPLMAFGSKLNQEILTQNDFNPALLNDPTTTRNFATKIEIQQPLINLDGFYQRKAAKSKMEAMSLQTKRTQDYLVFEVEKAYMQLQLAYKGVAVLEKALEAANANKEMADNSFKQGFLQRADVLNVEIRVTEVKNQLQTAKSNVQNASNYLSFLMNDKSDVLYEPTESLAVANFTVDSKIISENRADIKAMHLASKGYEAMNKADKMAFLPRLNAFGSYEMYDNKVFQGSANGYLIGAQLSWDIFKGSKRFGKAQKSKAEFEKSKLEYNQYVSKSNLELNKVKRQLVDAKNRLELTNLAVEQSEESLRIRKNRFKEGLEKTSDLLMAETQFAQKQLEYYQTIFEYNFTQTYLEFLTKE; encoded by the coding sequence AAATTTCTGAAGAAGCATTTAATGCTGCAAAGGGAGATTATAAGCAAACAAATGCGGTGTTTTTACCAAACATAACAGCAAGTCATACTGGTATTTCAACAACAAATCCATTAATGGCTTTTGGGTCTAAATTAAATCAGGAAATACTAACACAAAACGATTTTAATCCTGCTTTATTAAATGATCCAACAACAACTAGAAATTTTGCAACCAAGATAGAAATTCAGCAACCATTAATTAATTTAGATGGCTTTTATCAAAGAAAAGCAGCGAAATCTAAAATGGAAGCCATGTCTTTGCAGACAAAACGTACACAAGATTATTTGGTTTTTGAAGTAGAAAAAGCCTACATGCAATTGCAACTAGCTTATAAAGGTGTTGCCGTTTTAGAAAAAGCCTTAGAGGCTGCAAATGCAAATAAAGAAATGGCAGATAATAGTTTTAAACAAGGTTTTTTACAGCGAGCTGATGTTTTAAATGTAGAGATAAGAGTTACAGAGGTTAAAAACCAATTGCAAACAGCAAAAAGTAATGTGCAAAATGCATCTAATTATCTATCATTTTTAATGAATGATAAAAGTGATGTTTTATATGAACCCACAGAAAGTTTAGCGGTTGCTAATTTTACTGTTGATAGTAAAATAATTTCAGAAAACAGAGCAGATATTAAAGCAATGCACTTAGCGTCTAAAGGATATGAAGCAATGAATAAAGCTGATAAAATGGCTTTTTTACCTCGTTTAAATGCCTTTGGAAGTTATGAAATGTATGACAATAAAGTGTTTCAAGGAAGTGCCAATGGTTATTTAATTGGCGCTCAGTTAAGTTGGGATATTTTTAAGGGTTCTAAACGTTTTGGTAAAGCACAGAAAAGTAAAGCCGAATTTGAAAAATCGAAGTTAGAATACAACCAATATGTGTCTAAAAGTAATTTAGAATTGAATAAAGTAAAGCGCCAATTAGTAGATGCAAAAAACAGATTAGAATTAACCAATTTAGCTGTAGAACAATCTGAAGAGTCTTTAAGAATTAGAAAAAATAGATTTAAAGAAGGTTTAGAAAAAACGTCTGATTTATTAATGGCAGAAACTCAATTTGCACAAAAGCAATTAGAATATTACCAAACTATTTTCGAATATAATTTTACACAAACCTATCTAGAGTTTTTAACGAAAGAATAA